Proteins encoded in a region of the bacterium genome:
- a CDS encoding AMP-binding protein translates to MWQTETGAIMIANYPGMPIKPGSMGKAFPGIEATVLDLKTHEPITEPGRVGLIAFRPGWPAMFRAYHGKPDVYRSKFVGDVDDRDPDDLRQDKTLWYVSGDRASIDPESYYWFVGRDDDVINTGGHLVGPFEIESALIEHEAVAEAAAIGKPDEVNMEVVKAFVTLNPGYEPSGDLELSIMNYIRKKLSPLAMPQEIEFMDTLPKTRSGKILRRYLRALEWGEDTGDLSTLEDD, encoded by the coding sequence ATCTGGCAGACCGAGACCGGGGCGATAATGATCGCCAACTACCCCGGGATGCCCATCAAGCCGGGCTCCATGGGCAAGGCCTTTCCCGGCATCGAGGCCACGGTGCTGGACCTGAAAACCCACGAACCGATTACCGAGCCGGGCCGGGTGGGGCTCATCGCCTTCCGCCCCGGCTGGCCCGCCATGTTCCGCGCCTACCACGGGAAGCCCGACGTGTACCGCTCGAAGTTCGTCGGCGACGTGGACGACCGCGACCCCGACGACCTCCGCCAGGACAAGACCCTGTGGTACGTCTCCGGCGACCGGGCCTCCATAGACCCCGAGAGCTACTACTGGTTCGTGGGCCGCGACGACGACGTGATAAACACCGGCGGCCACCTGGTCGGCCCCTTCGAGATAGAGTCCGCCCTCATCGAGCACGAGGCCGTGGCCGAGGCCGCCGCCATCGGCAAGCCCGACGAGGTCAACATGGAGGTCGTCAAGGCCTTCGTCACCCTCAATCCGGGATACGAGCCCTCCGGCGACCTCGAGCTTTCGATAATGAACTACATCCGAAAAAAACTCTCGCCCCTGGCCATGCCCCAGGAGATAGAGTTCATGGACACGCTGCCGAAGACGCGGTCGGGGAAGATTCTGCGGCGCTATCTCCGCGCC